A stretch of the Ochrobactrum sp. BTU1 genome encodes the following:
- the mtaB gene encoding tRNA (N(6)-L-threonylcarbamoyladenosine(37)-C(2))-methylthiotransferase MtaB — MAVEVVTFGCRLNTYESEVMKREADSAGLGELKDGAIIFNTCAVTAEAVRQARQAIRKARRDNPEARIIVTGCAAQTESAKFEAMDEVDLILGNEEKLKANSYRMLPDFGVNQFEKVRVNDIMEVRETASHMVDAIEGRARAFVQVQNGCDHRCTFCIIPYGRGNSRSVPMGGVVDQVKRLVDNSYREVVLTGVDMTSYGPDLPGSLRLGKLVKTVLSQVPDLQRLRLSSIDSIEADEDLMEAIANEKRLMPHLHLSLQAGDDMILKRMKRRHLRDDSIRFCADVRALRPDIVFGADIIAGFPTETEEMFANSMKIVEECGLTHLHVFPYSAREGTPAARMPQVRREIVKERAARLRAVGDRAYEKHLASLNGTVQRLLIEKEGIARTEGFTLAAVDQGNAGEIIERIVTGHDGEKLLTRQTEPQAA, encoded by the coding sequence ATGGCCGTTGAAGTCGTAACTTTCGGATGCCGCCTCAACACCTATGAATCCGAGGTGATGAAGCGCGAGGCAGACAGCGCCGGCCTTGGCGAACTCAAAGATGGCGCGATCATCTTCAACACCTGCGCCGTTACGGCAGAGGCCGTGCGTCAGGCACGTCAGGCCATCCGCAAGGCACGCCGCGACAACCCGGAAGCCCGCATTATCGTCACCGGTTGTGCTGCGCAGACGGAATCGGCCAAATTCGAGGCCATGGATGAAGTCGACCTCATTCTGGGTAATGAGGAAAAGCTCAAGGCCAACTCCTATCGTATGTTGCCCGACTTCGGCGTGAACCAGTTCGAAAAGGTGCGCGTCAACGACATTATGGAAGTACGCGAAACCGCGAGCCATATGGTCGATGCGATTGAAGGCCGCGCGCGCGCATTTGTGCAGGTGCAAAATGGCTGCGATCATCGCTGCACCTTCTGCATTATCCCTTATGGTCGCGGCAATTCACGCTCGGTGCCGATGGGCGGCGTAGTCGATCAGGTCAAGCGCCTTGTCGATAACAGCTATCGCGAAGTGGTTCTGACCGGGGTGGACATGACCTCTTACGGTCCCGATCTGCCGGGAAGCCTGCGTCTCGGCAAGCTGGTGAAGACCGTTCTCAGCCAGGTGCCGGATTTGCAGCGCCTGCGCCTGTCATCCATTGATTCCATCGAGGCCGACGAAGACCTGATGGAAGCAATCGCCAACGAAAAGCGCCTGATGCCCCATCTGCATCTGTCGCTTCAGGCAGGCGACGACATGATTTTGAAGCGCATGAAGCGTCGTCATCTGCGTGATGATTCCATCCGATTCTGCGCAGATGTCCGCGCACTTCGCCCTGACATTGTGTTCGGTGCCGACATCATTGCAGGTTTCCCGACCGAGACCGAAGAGATGTTTGCAAACTCGATGAAGATCGTCGAGGAATGCGGGCTGACGCATCTGCACGTCTTCCCATACAGCGCACGCGAAGGCACACCGGCTGCGCGTATGCCGCAGGTCAGGCGCGAAATCGTCAAGGAACGCGCAGCGCGTTTACGTGCCGTTGGCGACCGGGCTTATGAAAAACACCTAGCTTCTCTCAATGGCACAGTGCAGCGCCTGCTGATCGAGAAGGAAGGCATTGCCCGCACGGAAGGCTTTACGCTGGCCGCTGTTGATCAGGGTAACGCTGGCGAAATTATCGAACGAATTGTGACGGGGCATGACGGTGAAAAACTCCTCACCCGTCAGACAGAGCCGCAAGCGGCTTAA
- the ftsY gene encoding signal recognition particle-docking protein FtsY, with protein MAMGFIKKMFSFGKKEVEEKPVDQPAPDAVEAALETQLPETVEAPEETENTVVEVVISEPEVPVIASEPEPEQIEEPAAEPVEEEKAEPEHPVAEIEIPIEQPPVMEPIVVEAPAPEPVVAPVVEPEPVAEPEQVEVAKAPEVSEAPVVEEIVEPATQPEAAKPKKVKVAKAVEEHQEEVPVEAAPEPKLSWFERLRRGLLRSSNSLSDSISGIFTKRKLDEDTLQDLEDVLIQADLGLETAMRVTDALSSGRYGKDVTGEEVRNIMGAEIEKVLGPVAKPLELDLSHKPHVILVVGVNGTGKTTTIGKLAAKLTAGGLKVMLAAGDTFRAAAIEQLHIWGERTGSPVVSSKLGADAAGLAYDAWKQAKDAGSDVLIIDTAGRLQNKAELMDELAKIVRVLGKHDPEAPHTVLQTLDATTGQNALNQVEIFKNIAGVNGLVMTKLDGTARGGILVAISAKHKLPIYFIGVGEGVDDLEPFAAKDFARAIAGVA; from the coding sequence ATGGCAATGGGTTTCATCAAGAAAATGTTCTCCTTCGGCAAGAAGGAGGTTGAAGAAAAGCCGGTCGACCAGCCCGCTCCTGATGCCGTGGAAGCGGCTTTAGAAACACAGCTTCCTGAAACCGTCGAGGCGCCTGAAGAAACCGAAAACACCGTCGTTGAAGTGGTTATTTCCGAACCGGAAGTACCAGTGATCGCCAGTGAGCCAGAGCCTGAACAGATTGAAGAGCCTGCCGCTGAACCGGTTGAGGAAGAAAAGGCAGAACCGGAGCATCCGGTTGCCGAGATCGAAATCCCGATTGAACAGCCACCGGTGATGGAACCGATCGTGGTTGAAGCACCTGCGCCAGAGCCCGTTGTTGCGCCCGTCGTCGAGCCAGAGCCTGTTGCTGAACCCGAACAGGTTGAAGTCGCGAAAGCTCCTGAAGTTTCAGAGGCACCCGTTGTTGAGGAAATAGTCGAGCCCGCAACTCAGCCAGAGGCAGCGAAGCCCAAAAAGGTCAAGGTCGCAAAGGCCGTTGAAGAACATCAGGAAGAGGTGCCGGTCGAGGCAGCGCCTGAGCCAAAGCTTTCTTGGTTCGAGCGCCTGCGTCGCGGCCTGCTGCGTTCATCGAATTCATTGAGCGATTCCATCAGCGGTATCTTCACCAAGCGCAAGCTCGATGAAGACACGTTGCAGGATCTTGAAGACGTGCTCATTCAGGCCGATCTCGGCCTTGAAACAGCTATGCGTGTGACCGATGCGCTGTCGTCCGGCCGTTATGGCAAGGACGTGACTGGCGAAGAAGTGCGCAACATCATGGGCGCGGAAATCGAAAAGGTGCTTGGGCCCGTCGCAAAGCCTTTGGAGCTTGATCTCTCGCACAAGCCGCATGTCATTCTGGTTGTCGGCGTCAATGGCACCGGCAAGACCACGACCATCGGCAAGCTTGCCGCAAAGCTGACCGCTGGCGGCCTCAAGGTGATGCTAGCGGCAGGTGATACTTTCCGCGCCGCCGCTATCGAACAGCTCCATATCTGGGGCGAGCGTACCGGATCGCCTGTTGTTTCAAGCAAGCTCGGAGCGGATGCGGCAGGCCTTGCCTATGACGCATGGAAACAGGCCAAAGATGCGGGCAGCGACGTTCTCATCATAGATACAGCAGGCCGTTTGCAGAATAAAGCCGAGCTGATGGATGAACTCGCCAAGATCGTCCGCGTTCTTGGCAAGCACGACCCGGAAGCCCCGCACACGGTTCTCCAGACCTTGGATGCAACCACCGGCCAGAATGCACTCAATCAGGTCGAGATTTTCAAGAATATCGCTGGCGTCAACGGCCTCGTCATGACCAAGCTTGACGGCACGGCACGCGGCGGCATTCTGGTGGCCATTTCAGCCAAGCATAAGCTTCCGATCTATTTCATCGGCGTCGGCGAAGGCGTCGACGATCTTGAACCATTTGCGGCCAAGGATTTTGCCCGCGCCATCGCAGGAGTTGCCTGA